One genomic segment of Bacteroidota bacterium includes these proteins:
- a CDS encoding response regulator transcription factor — protein MISTLIIENDNNSSNTLESLLCESCPLVSIVGTTNNYTDAINCIEKIHPDLVFLDVDMPHLKGLETFNHYYPSAFEIIVTSNSEKFAIQALNCCASGYLLKPIKLKKLITSVNYATQRIQDKKVNKQNNVTDNNALKKFVLQEIIGIPTIEGYEYIPVKDIIRCEGMQKYTRVITVDKTDLISSYNLGEFIKRLDCHGFYSPHKSHLINLKMVRKYHNEGNVLMLNGSWVPVAKRRKKEFLGQIEHL, from the coding sequence ATGATCTCCACATTAATTATTGAAAATGACAATAACTCTAGCAATACATTAGAGAGTTTACTTTGTGAAAGCTGTCCTCTAGTTTCCATAGTTGGCACAACCAATAACTATACTGACGCAATTAATTGTATAGAAAAAATACATCCAGATTTAGTGTTTCTTGATGTAGATATGCCTCATCTTAAAGGGTTAGAAACCTTTAATCATTATTATCCTTCTGCTTTCGAAATAATAGTGACTTCCAATTCGGAAAAATTTGCAATTCAAGCATTAAATTGCTGTGCTTCCGGGTATCTGCTTAAACCTATAAAACTGAAAAAGCTTATTACTTCAGTAAATTATGCAACTCAGAGAATACAAGATAAAAAAGTTAATAAGCAAAATAACGTAACGGACAATAACGCATTGAAGAAATTTGTACTGCAAGAAATAATTGGAATACCAACAATTGAAGGTTACGAATACATTCCTGTTAAGGACATCATACGCTGCGAAGGAATGCAAAAATATACCCGTGTCATTACGGTTGACAAAACAGATCTGATAAGCTCTTATAATTTAGGTGAATTTATAAAACGATTGGATTGCCATGGTTTTTATTCACCCCATAAATCCCATCTTATTAATTTAAAAATGGTACGTAAGTATCACAACGAAGGAAATGTGCTTATGCTGAATGGTTCTTGGGTGCCTGTTGCCAAAAGAAGGAAAAAGGAATTTCTTGGCCAAATCGAACATCTTTAA
- a CDS encoding phage tail sheath family protein, whose amino-acid sequence MARTDSNRGVWKAPAGTEADLRGITGLEYRFSDSENGVMNPRGINIIRIFPNGIVNWGARTMDGDDDFASEYKYIPIRRTALFIEESLYRGLKWVVFEPNDEPLWAQVRLNVGAFMHNLFRQGAFQGTKKQDAYFVKCDSETTTQNDINLGIVNIWVGFAPLKPAEFVILYLQQMTGQIQV is encoded by the coding sequence ATGGCAAGAACAGATTCAAACCGTGGTGTTTGGAAAGCACCTGCAGGTACGGAAGCGGATCTTCGGGGAATTACTGGTCTTGAATATCGTTTCAGTGATTCAGAAAACGGTGTAATGAATCCGAGAGGAATTAATATAATCCGGATTTTTCCAAACGGTATAGTAAATTGGGGTGCCCGGACTATGGATGGTGATGATGATTTTGCTAGTGAGTATAAATACATTCCCATTCGCCGAACAGCGCTGTTTATAGAAGAGAGTCTTTATCGAGGTTTAAAATGGGTTGTTTTCGAACCCAATGATGAGCCACTTTGGGCACAAGTACGATTGAATGTCGGAGCATTTATGCACAACTTGTTTCGTCAGGGAGCATTTCAGGGAACAAAGAAGCAAGATGCATACTTTGTGAAATGCGACAGTGAAACAACTACACAAAATGATATCAACTTAGGTATAGTAAATATTTGGGTAGGATTTGCTCCTTTAAAACCTGCTGAATTCGTAATTCTATATCTGCAACAAATGACTGGACAAATACAGGTTTAA
- a CDS encoding phage tail protein: protein MAVPQFVVNAYRFDPYKNFKFRIRWDGKVVAGVSKVTGLKQSTEPVKHREGGDPSSSRLSPSVWSFEPITLDRGVTHDPEFENWAKKVWNVEGDSAISLKDFRKDIIIELLNEQGVVAKAYKVYRCWVSTYQALPELDAGGNAVAIEQMVLQNEGWERDVEIPEPSQT from the coding sequence ATGGCGGTTCCTCAATTTGTGGTTAATGCGTATCGCTTTGACCCCTACAAAAATTTTAAATTCCGAATTCGTTGGGACGGAAAAGTCGTTGCGGGTGTGAGTAAAGTAACCGGATTAAAACAATCCACCGAACCCGTAAAACATAGGGAAGGTGGTGATCCCAGCAGTTCCAGACTAAGCCCAAGTGTTTGGAGTTTCGAACCCATTACTCTTGATAGAGGAGTAACACATGATCCGGAATTTGAAAACTGGGCAAAAAAAGTGTGGAACGTGGAAGGCGACTCTGCTATCTCCTTAAAAGATTTTCGCAAGGATATTATTATTGAATTGCTCAATGAGCAAGGTGTAGTTGCAAAAGCGTATAAAGTATATCGCTGTTGGGTTTCCACTTATCAGGCACTGCCAGAATTAGATGCCGGTGGAAATGCTGTCGCTATTGAGCAAATGGTTTTGCAAAATGAAGGTTGGGAGCGTGATGTAGAAATTCCTGAACCTTCGCAAACTTAA
- a CDS encoding DUF4255 domain-containing protein: MDYTSLKEISETIIAVIQTAVNDTENWPPTLKVLPELLRDQNNGIGFYLFHANESSHYKNFPAPGNDNPPVKYTPMALNLFYQLSANSTNINNEKDAYDEQNLMSVAMKSLHDHSEIKTTTTGKKINIKITLQTLTPSESVQYWAAAESPVRLSAYYEVSAVFLEPEKQKSYAGRVLSYGNFVFVRGLPQITSSESIIEYMMPGEATLSQVKISPAQAIPAFMFPDITNSKVSFFGTGFYGNNIKLLVISPLWPEPALADDSWQATIVSENLFTIVVQPTANLVNALTPVDIIPGLYSAQVSITEERTLPNGTIKIFNHVSNQFPFSVMPRISAISPLIAGVFSVTCNVFQHTGLTVDDIQVYIGETKLVLSNAVLPASGEFKITSNTTIDIQIPSGLPSGEIALRILIRGIESEPRWITIP; this comes from the coding sequence ATGGATTATACTTCTTTAAAAGAGATAAGCGAAACAATTATTGCAGTAATTCAAACAGCAGTAAATGATACTGAAAATTGGCCGCCAACTTTAAAAGTGCTTCCTGAATTGCTAAGGGATCAAAATAATGGAATTGGATTTTATTTATTTCATGCAAATGAAAGCAGCCACTATAAGAATTTTCCTGCTCCCGGAAATGATAATCCTCCCGTGAAATATACCCCAATGGCATTGAATTTATTTTATCAATTATCGGCAAACAGCACAAATATTAATAATGAAAAGGATGCCTATGATGAGCAGAATTTGATGAGTGTGGCAATGAAATCTTTACACGATCATTCCGAAATAAAAACAACTACCACCGGTAAAAAAATCAATATCAAAATTACTCTTCAAACACTCACGCCAAGTGAATCTGTTCAATACTGGGCCGCAGCGGAATCACCCGTCAGGCTTTCGGCTTATTATGAAGTTTCCGCTGTATTTCTTGAGCCGGAAAAGCAAAAGTCCTATGCAGGCAGGGTACTTTCTTATGGCAATTTTGTATTCGTAAGAGGATTACCTCAAATTACTTCCAGCGAAAGTATAATTGAATATATGATGCCGGGAGAAGCTACTTTAAGTCAGGTAAAAATTAGTCCGGCTCAAGCAATTCCTGCATTTATGTTTCCTGATATCACCAATAGTAAGGTGAGTTTTTTTGGAACAGGCTTTTATGGAAATAATATAAAATTGTTAGTGATAAGTCCTTTATGGCCGGAACCTGCCTTGGCAGATGACTCTTGGCAAGCAACTATTGTTTCTGAAAATCTCTTCACTATTGTTGTTCAACCCACAGCAAATCTGGTGAATGCTTTAACACCTGTAGATATTATTCCGGGACTTTATTCAGCTCAAGTAAGTATCACTGAAGAAAGGACTTTACCTAATGGAACAATCAAAATATTTAATCATGTTTCTAACCAGTTTCCTTTTTCAGTAATGCCCCGAATCAGTGCGATTAGCCCTTTAATAGCGGGTGTCTTTTCAGTAACTTGTAATGTATTTCAACATACGGGATTAACTGTAGATGATATTCAAGTTTATATCGGAGAAACAAAACTTGTATTATCTAATGCGGTTCTTCCGGCTTCAGGTGAATTTAAAATTACTTCAAATACCACTATTGATATTCAAATACCAAGTGGTTTACCATCGGGTGAAATTGCATTGAGAATATTAATTAGAGGAATTGAATCAGAACCCCGATGGATTACAATTCCTTAA
- a CDS encoding ATP-binding protein: MIDTNENIVFEGVNIQRDDLAGLVVARIRLLSQRRISWLRKIWSENSNSGNTEFNAHSEVDGYLIDKDIPVKESEWYAQDSEIQEISFLLNETEQALLGNPDLRLNILADIFKLNSLEIDILQICLAISIEPNMGRVFAYLQDNSSKNYVTDSLVARLFGYGNWIILPASSSLKIWGLIKENVSQQSEPARFECDPFIKNWLLGLDAIDDSLISICNFQSPENPLKNWPVHNTVSDIKRITNNQPQNKLRVFVEGSEGCGRKTFAAVVSKNLGLPLIAINADRIPENRWQLFYMLAQRQAFLLNAAVAWYGETMQEHFWPSDIPSCNLQFVIGESDESLVTNSHFIDLRITLPNISYEERLSLWRKFVPQSLEWEKREMEEMVLRYETTAGQIVSIGKKRTATIENAYEALRADSGRRLGSLAQQMPGTFSFDDLVLPDYTRKGIEDFVFEATERITFWEQSNTKRLFPYGRGLIGLFAGESGTGKTMAAQVIAAELKLDLFRIDLSNVVSKYIGESSKNIERILARAKNMNVVLLFDEADSIFGKRTDIKDAHDRYANTDTNYLLQAIESYPGIVILSSNKKSNIDSGFTRRIRYVLEFSKPDAAQRLLIWKKILGEMTNSQTLLKLENELIKLSALMEITGAQIKQTILSALFIARREKSELHISHLLSGLEREMAKEGRGLGKQMQENFTKTL; encoded by the coding sequence TTGATTGATACAAACGAAAATATAGTTTTTGAAGGTGTAAATATCCAAAGGGATGATTTAGCTGGGCTTGTAGTAGCAAGAATTCGATTGCTTTCTCAAAGGCGAATTTCCTGGCTTCGCAAAATTTGGAGTGAAAATTCCAATTCCGGCAATACTGAATTTAATGCCCATAGCGAAGTAGATGGATACCTGATTGATAAAGATATTCCTGTTAAAGAAAGTGAATGGTATGCGCAAGATTCTGAAATACAAGAGATATCATTTCTCTTAAATGAAACCGAACAAGCCTTGTTAGGTAATCCCGATTTGCGGTTAAATATTCTCGCTGATATTTTTAAATTAAATAGTTTAGAAATTGATATTCTTCAAATATGTCTGGCTATTTCCATTGAACCAAATATGGGGAGAGTATTTGCTTATTTGCAAGATAATTCATCAAAAAACTATGTAACTGATTCTTTAGTTGCAAGACTTTTTGGCTATGGCAACTGGATTATTTTACCCGCTTCATCATCTTTAAAAATTTGGGGACTAATTAAAGAAAATGTTTCTCAACAAAGCGAACCTGCAAGATTTGAATGTGATCCTTTTATTAAAAACTGGCTATTAGGATTGGATGCCATTGATGATTCTTTAATCAGCATTTGTAATTTCCAATCGCCAGAAAATCCTTTAAAAAACTGGCCGGTTCACAATACAGTATCAGATATTAAAAGGATAACGAATAACCAGCCTCAAAATAAACTTAGAGTTTTTGTGGAAGGGTCAGAGGGATGCGGTCGTAAAACCTTTGCAGCTGTAGTAAGTAAAAATTTGGGATTGCCGCTAATTGCAATAAATGCAGATAGAATTCCTGAAAACCGTTGGCAACTCTTTTATATGCTTGCACAACGACAGGCTTTTCTATTAAATGCAGCCGTGGCCTGGTATGGAGAAACAATGCAAGAGCATTTTTGGCCTTCGGATATTCCTTCCTGCAATTTGCAATTTGTAATAGGAGAGTCTGATGAATCTCTTGTTACTAATAGTCATTTTATTGATTTGCGAATAACACTACCAAATATTTCTTATGAAGAAAGGTTAAGCCTCTGGCGAAAATTTGTTCCGCAATCATTGGAATGGGAAAAAAGGGAAATGGAAGAAATGGTTTTAAGGTATGAAACTACTGCAGGGCAAATTGTTTCCATAGGTAAAAAAAGAACGGCGACAATTGAAAATGCCTATGAGGCTTTGCGGGCAGATTCCGGTCGGAGGTTGGGAAGTTTAGCACAGCAAATGCCCGGTACGTTTTCATTTGATGATTTGGTCTTACCGGATTATACTAGAAAAGGAATTGAAGATTTTGTTTTTGAAGCAACGGAAAGGATTACCTTTTGGGAGCAATCAAATACCAAACGTCTTTTCCCTTATGGTCGTGGTCTTATCGGGTTATTTGCCGGTGAATCCGGAACAGGGAAAACAATGGCTGCGCAAGTAATTGCGGCTGAGTTAAAATTAGATTTATTTCGAATTGATCTTTCTAATGTAGTGAGCAAGTATATTGGTGAAAGTTCAAAAAATATAGAACGCATTTTAGCAAGAGCCAAAAACATGAATGTGGTTTTGCTTTTTGATGAAGCCGATTCGATCTTTGGGAAAAGAACTGATATTAAAGATGCCCATGACCGTTATGCAAATACGGATACAAATTACTTGTTGCAGGCAATCGAATCTTATCCAGGTATAGTAATTCTTTCGAGTAATAAAAAATCAAATATTGACAGTGGGTTTACCAGAAGAATTCGATATGTACTGGAATTTTCCAAACCTGATGCAGCGCAAAGACTGCTGATTTGGAAAAAAATATTAGGAGAAATGACAAATAGCCAAACACTTTTAAAACTTGAAAATGAATTGATTAAGCTTTCTGCTTTAATGGAAATTACAGGTGCCCAAATAAAACAAACTATATTATCAGCATTATTTATTGCACGACGGGAAAAATCAGAATTGCATATTTCACATTTACTTTCCGGACTTGAAAGAGAGATGGCAAAAGAGGGCAGAGGACTGGGTAAACAGATGCAAGAAAATTTCACCAAAACCTTATGA
- a CDS encoding DUF4157 domain-containing protein — protein sequence MCSLRRRGKKEKPIMRKAEAGNSGMSVSTSFASSLNASKGGGSPLPDGTRSFMENAFSADFSEVRIHTGSKASEMSRGINSKAFTHGNDIYFNECQYSPNTHSGKSLLAHELTHTIHQNTNQKSIGSIQRFADCNVSQNQMIRDGLTRARRRSTRAIRAVTNLQNGSDRSAAGSLARFFGEVTSAQITIILDRMNAADGQLNNPALWKCDTAATYSHCGPPNPWCAGTLCPSIGAITHLCPRVFNEESSMGCVESSRSILLQHEALRAAGVCGGVQPPGDMTSPGSINNIFSYSRFMYSIASGSR from the coding sequence ATGTGCTCATTGCGAAGAAGAGGAAAAAAAGAAAAACCCATTATGCGCAAGGCTGAAGCAGGCAATTCGGGTATGTCCGTTTCAACTTCATTTGCTTCTTCTTTAAATGCTTCAAAAGGAGGTGGCTCTCCATTGCCGGATGGAACAAGGAGTTTTATGGAAAACGCTTTTAGTGCAGATTTTTCGGAGGTAAGAATTCATACAGGAAGCAAGGCTTCTGAAATGAGTAGAGGAATAAATTCAAAAGCTTTTACGCATGGGAATGATATTTATTTTAATGAGTGCCAATACTCTCCCAATACCCATTCTGGAAAAAGTTTGCTGGCACATGAGTTGACGCACACTATACATCAAAATACAAATCAAAAATCCATCGGAAGTATTCAACGTTTTGCGGATTGCAATGTTTCTCAAAATCAAATGATCAGAGATGGATTGACTCGTGCAAGAAGAAGATCAACTCGTGCAATTCGTGCGGTTACTAACTTGCAAAACGGGAGTGATAGAAGTGCAGCTGGATCTTTAGCTCGTTTCTTTGGTGAAGTAACCTCAGCTCAAATTACAATCATACTAGATAGAATGAATGCTGCCGATGGCCAGTTGAACAATCCAGCACTTTGGAAATGCGATACGGCTGCTACTTATTCTCATTGTGGTCCACCAAATCCTTGGTGCGCCGGAACCTTATGTCCTTCAATTGGTGCCATTACCCATTTATGTCCTAGGGTTTTTAACGAGGAAAGCTCAATGGGATGTGTAGAAAGCAGCAGATCTATATTATTACAACACGAAGCATTGCGAGCTGCAGGTGTATGTGGCGGTGTTCAACCACCTGGAGATATGACATCTCCCGGATCAATAAATAATATTTTTTCCTATTCTCGCTTTATGTATAGTATTGCAAGTGGAAGTAGATGA
- a CDS encoding DUF4157 domain-containing protein, with translation MIHNLKINDAPKVNNKIIRAKSFINSPGDIYEQEADAMAYRVMRMSSQEFEKPVTGLIGKSLQRKCAHCEEEEKKKKPIMRKSEAGNSGISVSSSFAASLNSSKGGGSPLSQGTKSFMENAFSTDFSAVKIHTDVQASELSKSINAKAFTYGNDIYFGDGQYNLGSVDGKYLLAHELTHTLQQNIDSGLLQRIQDGRATGWKRWYEFVQQAANNFYEKELNIDMSLQENRANIVHSCKHENNWNQCKTENYSNNSNSPQVTVSWRPENKEVTVINLPHFCRYTYVHDSGGYIFTKLNCETLAVYT, from the coding sequence ATGATTCATAATCTTAAAATTAATGATGCTCCAAAAGTTAATAATAAAATAATTAGAGCTAAATCATTTATTAATTCCCCGGGAGATATTTATGAGCAAGAAGCGGATGCAATGGCATACCGGGTAATGCGCATGTCATCTCAAGAATTTGAAAAACCTGTTACAGGTTTAATAGGTAAATCCTTACAAAGAAAATGTGCTCATTGCGAAGAAGAAGAAAAAAAGAAAAAGCCCATTATGCGAAAGTCAGAAGCAGGTAATTCTGGTATATCTGTTTCTTCTTCTTTTGCAGCTTCTTTAAATTCATCCAAAGGTGGTGGTTCACCATTGTCACAGGGAACAAAAAGTTTTATGGAAAATGCGTTTAGTACTGATTTTTCTGCTGTTAAAATTCATACTGATGTACAAGCTTCGGAATTGAGTAAGAGTATTAATGCAAAAGCATTTACGTATGGAAATGATATTTATTTTGGAGATGGACAATATAATCTTGGATCAGTTGATGGAAAATATTTACTTGCTCATGAGTTGACACATACACTTCAACAAAATATTGATTCCGGATTACTTCAACGAATTCAAGATGGTAGGGCAACCGGCTGGAAGCGATGGTATGAATTTGTTCAACAAGCAGCAAATAATTTTTATGAGAAAGAATTAAATATTGATATGAGTTTGCAAGAAAATAGAGCCAATATTGTGCATAGCTGCAAACATGAAAATAATTGGAACCAGTGTAAAACAGAGAATTATTCGAATAATAGTAATAGCCCACAAGTAACTGTGAGCTGGAGACCAGAAAATAAGGAGGTTACTGTTATTAATTTACCCCACTTCTGTAGATATACATATGTGCATGATTCAGGTGGATACATTTTTACAAAATTAAATTGTGAAACTTTAGCTGTTTATACTTAA
- a CDS encoding GPW/gp25 family protein gives MNKSIHSIRYPFAVDEGFGTLAEETNYDKHVEQMMKQVLFTNPGERVNRPDFGCGIRRMVFAPNSEVNANLSQVIINQSLEKWLGTVIEVNEIQIKNIEERLEIKIVYLLRATQERRYLNIDVTL, from the coding sequence ATGAATAAATCAATTCATAGTATTCGTTACCCATTCGCTGTTGATGAGGGATTTGGTACGCTGGCTGAGGAAACAAATTATGATAAGCATGTTGAGCAAATGATGAAGCAGGTATTATTTACCAATCCTGGCGAAAGAGTAAATCGTCCGGATTTTGGATGCGGAATTCGCAGGATGGTTTTTGCTCCTAATAGCGAAGTAAATGCAAACTTAAGTCAGGTAATTATAAATCAATCTCTTGAAAAATGGTTGGGAACCGTTATCGAAGTAAATGAGATTCAGATAAAAAATATTGAAGAAAGGTTAGAAATAAAGATTGTGTATTTGCTGAGAGCTACTCAGGAACGCAGGTATCTAAATATTGATGTAACCCTATGA